A genomic window from Haladaptatus caseinilyticus includes:
- the pspAB gene encoding PspA-associated protein PspAB, which yields MGLLDGIREVLGIRAETDAGRDADPEDLFGMSTAYVTMEADLGYEPVGMAALCFSEVDSTDFQNAVDDVHAILEAGKEETGTEARAHVDNHGYSWVVLEDEDFEDLVTSLHFAADTFVEQGYGSRLLAALFGFQQDGNNVYWVYSFRRGAYYPFAPKRGHERNSAAEFKLESNLDGELEIESDEQYWYPLWPDNIHEHPWD from the coding sequence ATGGGACTATTGGACGGAATCCGCGAAGTGCTCGGTATCCGGGCCGAGACGGATGCTGGACGCGACGCCGACCCGGAGGACCTCTTCGGCATGAGCACGGCCTACGTCACGATGGAGGCCGACCTCGGCTACGAACCGGTCGGAATGGCCGCCCTCTGTTTTTCGGAAGTGGATAGTACCGATTTCCAGAACGCAGTGGACGATGTGCACGCCATTCTCGAAGCCGGAAAGGAAGAGACGGGAACGGAGGCTCGCGCGCACGTGGACAACCACGGCTACTCGTGGGTCGTCCTCGAAGATGAGGACTTCGAGGACCTCGTCACCAGCCTCCATTTCGCCGCGGATACGTTCGTCGAGCAAGGGTACGGGTCGCGCCTGCTGGCCGCGCTCTTTGGATTTCAGCAGGATGGAAACAACGTCTACTGGGTCTATTCGTTCCGTCGAGGGGCGTACTACCCCTTCGCACCCAAGCGTGGCCACGAGCGCAATTCGGCCGCGGAGTTCAAACTGGAAAGCAACCTCGACGGCGAACTCGAAATCGAATCGGACGAACAGTACTGGTATCCACTCTGGCCCGACAACATTCACGAACACCCGTGGGACTGA
- a CDS encoding ATP-dependent DNA helicase, with protein MNPERIVDEFPAPSFRGNQQDALEDIRAAFESGNDVVLVRAPTGSGKSLLARSIAGCARRVEDADPTDATGSYYTTPQVSQLDDVASDDLLDDLKIIRGKRNYSCILPGEHDTPVDRAPCAREKGYDCSVRHRCPYFSDRAIASNREIAAMTLAYFMRTAGSEVFRKRDMVVIDEAHGLAEWAEMYATIDLNPRTVPIWDDLKIPEMTGLDRAVEYADSLSATCSRRKDDLIAQQELTPAEAARRDRFQELISELDWFVDDYRNPDSATEWVVDQPEGKGGPITIKPMNPERYLSHTVWERGNKFALLSATILNKEAFCRQVGLEPSRVALVDVGHTFPVENRPLYDVTQGKMTYEHREETLPKIARTIVKIMQKHPDEKGIVHAHSYHIQEKLTRKLHEFGVGDRVRAHERDSRDADLEAWKAGDDPDVFISVKMEEALDLKGDLARWQVLCKAPFLNTSDSRVAHRLENGQWAWYYRAALRTVIQACGRVIRAPDDYGATYLADSSLLQLFDRARTDMPDWFAEQVDRMSDPDLPEFDPGSGGSIGKRGGGVSDSGGSHGSNRNNGGDSDTNSRSKSQYSGERKSPMADVWDTE; from the coding sequence GTGAACCCCGAGCGGATCGTAGACGAGTTTCCTGCGCCCTCCTTTCGCGGTAACCAACAGGACGCCCTCGAAGATATTCGGGCAGCGTTCGAGAGTGGCAACGACGTGGTACTCGTTCGTGCCCCGACGGGGAGCGGGAAATCCCTCCTCGCCCGTTCCATCGCGGGATGTGCAAGACGTGTCGAGGATGCCGACCCGACCGATGCTACGGGGTCGTACTACACGACACCGCAGGTATCCCAACTGGACGACGTTGCGAGTGACGACCTGCTGGACGATCTGAAAATCATTCGCGGGAAACGAAACTACTCCTGTATTCTGCCGGGCGAGCACGACACCCCGGTCGATAGAGCGCCCTGTGCGCGTGAGAAGGGGTACGATTGCTCGGTAAGACATCGCTGTCCGTACTTCTCCGACCGGGCTATCGCCAGCAATCGGGAGATCGCGGCGATGACGTTGGCCTACTTCATGCGAACTGCCGGGTCGGAGGTGTTTCGGAAACGCGACATGGTGGTCATCGACGAGGCTCACGGACTCGCCGAGTGGGCGGAGATGTACGCGACCATCGACTTGAACCCCAGAACGGTGCCCATCTGGGACGACCTGAAGATCCCGGAGATGACGGGGCTAGATAGGGCAGTAGAGTACGCGGATAGCCTTTCAGCAACCTGCTCACGTAGAAAGGACGACCTCATCGCACAGCAGGAACTCACGCCCGCGGAGGCGGCCCGACGGGATCGGTTTCAGGAACTCATCTCCGAATTGGACTGGTTCGTGGATGACTACCGGAATCCCGACAGCGCGACCGAGTGGGTCGTGGACCAACCCGAGGGAAAAGGCGGCCCGATTACTATCAAGCCGATGAATCCGGAGCGATATCTCTCACACACCGTTTGGGAACGCGGCAACAAATTCGCGCTCCTCTCGGCGACGATCCTCAACAAGGAGGCGTTCTGTCGGCAGGTCGGCCTCGAACCCAGTCGAGTTGCCCTCGTGGATGTCGGACATACTTTCCCCGTCGAAAACCGTCCGCTCTACGACGTGACACAGGGGAAAATGACCTACGAACACCGCGAAGAGACCCTGCCGAAAATAGCACGCACTATCGTCAAAATCATGCAGAAACATCCGGACGAGAAGGGCATCGTTCATGCACACTCCTATCACATCCAGGAGAAGCTGACCCGGAAACTCCACGAGTTCGGTGTCGGCGATCGTGTTCGCGCCCACGAACGCGACAGCAGGGACGCCGACCTCGAAGCGTGGAAGGCGGGCGACGACCCGGACGTGTTCATCTCAGTGAAAATGGAAGAAGCGCTCGATTTGAAGGGTGACCTCGCGCGGTGGCAGGTGCTTTGTAAGGCTCCATTCCTGAACACCAGCGATTCGCGGGTCGCCCACCGCCTCGAAAACGGCCAGTGGGCGTGGTACTATCGGGCCGCACTTCGAACCGTCATTCAGGCCTGTGGACGCGTTATTCGCGCACCTGACGATTACGGCGCGACGTATCTCGCGGACTCCAGCCTGCTCCAACTGTTCGACCGTGCTCGCACCGATATGCCGGACTGGTTCGCCGAGCAGGTGGACCGAATGAGCGATCCCGACCTTCCGGAGTTCGATCCCGGTTCGGGCGGCAGTATCGGGAAACGCGGCGGTGGAGTGAGCGATTCCGGCGGCAGTCACGGTAGTAATCGCAACAACGGGGGTGATTCGGACACGAACTCGCGATCGAAATCGCAGTACTCGGGCGAGCGAAAGAGTCCGATGGCGGACGTGTGGGACACGGAATAG
- the htpX gene encoding zinc metalloprotease HtpX, with translation MKWKADWGLRARMGLTMFLLFALYIVFVGALAYMNVSVLVIALVFGSFSLAQFFFSDRLTLWSMGAHEVSESEYPELHGIVSRLSQQADLPKPKVAVSDTRVPNAFATGRSQKKAAVCVTTGLMQTLNQEELEGVIAHELAHVKNRDVMVMTIASFLSTIAFMVVRWGWLFGGGGGDNRGGNQVPVFVAILASLAVWIVSYILIRALSRYREFAADRGGATITGKPSALASALMTIDGRMDRVPKEDLREEAEMNAFFIIPIRSGFIGKLFSTHPSTERRVERLREMEREMESY, from the coding sequence ATGAAATGGAAGGCAGACTGGGGCCTCCGGGCCAGAATGGGCCTGACGATGTTCCTGTTGTTCGCGTTGTACATCGTGTTCGTCGGCGCCCTTGCATACATGAATGTAAGTGTGTTAGTGATTGCGCTCGTATTCGGCAGTTTTTCGCTCGCCCAGTTCTTCTTCAGCGACCGCCTCACGCTGTGGAGCATGGGAGCACACGAAGTGAGCGAAAGCGAATATCCGGAACTGCATGGGATAGTGAGCCGACTCTCCCAACAAGCTGACCTGCCGAAACCGAAGGTTGCGGTCTCCGACACTCGCGTGCCGAACGCCTTTGCGACGGGACGTTCCCAGAAGAAGGCCGCCGTCTGCGTGACGACTGGCCTAATGCAAACCCTCAATCAGGAGGAGTTGGAGGGCGTTATCGCCCACGAACTCGCGCACGTCAAAAACCGCGACGTGATGGTCATGACCATCGCGTCGTTCCTCTCGACCATCGCGTTCATGGTCGTCCGTTGGGGTTGGCTGTTCGGCGGCGGTGGTGGGGACAACCGTGGTGGGAATCAGGTTCCCGTGTTCGTCGCCATTCTCGCCTCGCTCGCCGTCTGGATCGTCAGCTACATCCTCATTCGTGCACTTTCGCGCTACCGCGAGTTCGCCGCAGACCGCGGTGGTGCGACCATTACCGGTAAGCCGTCGGCGTTGGCATCGGCGCTGATGACCATCGACGGCCGGATGGACAGGGTTCCGAAAGAGGACCTGCGCGAGGAGGCGGAGATGAACGCCTTCTTCATCATCCCCATCCGGAGCGGTTTCATCGGGAAACTGTTCAGCACGCACCCGAGCACCGAACGCCGGGTCGAGCGACTGCGTGAGATGGAACGCGAGATGGAATCGTACTAA
- a CDS encoding N-acetylmuramoyl-L-alanine amidase — protein sequence MRETRRTILKTIGGIAGTGAISGQTNAKQAERLPAMKPEMRWAPADESNYSEAERESDLDIRWFVVHVAQGEAEWTVDWFQNPDANVSAHYVADHRTGDLTQMLAEEDIGWHAGNWPYNQHSLGIEHSGWVNDTVYTDTLYEVSARIVRWAATEFDFPKRVRRSEIAPCDATDGEGGVIGHDQIPNPYDCTEPGGISGHYDPGSLWNWGRYEGFIRRWDIEAGENAVVLSDDAAHHGPDEHAKTMAVSAGTVAIATGNVRVRGDTQWYKLDFGDSHGWVPADDLLYARFDAGSAVETTSDLNVSAEPDGKRLATVSEGTTGTIAGGPVDTVGYRWWNVDYESGEAGWSVDYWLKSD from the coding sequence ATGCGAGAAACGAGACGGACGATTCTCAAGACGATCGGTGGCATCGCGGGTACGGGTGCGATTTCCGGCCAGACGAATGCAAAGCAAGCAGAACGACTTCCGGCAATGAAACCCGAGATGCGGTGGGCACCGGCAGACGAGTCGAACTACAGCGAGGCGGAACGCGAATCCGACCTCGATATCCGGTGGTTCGTGGTTCACGTTGCACAGGGTGAGGCCGAGTGGACAGTCGATTGGTTCCAAAATCCGGACGCAAACGTGAGTGCGCATTACGTCGCCGACCATCGGACGGGCGACCTCACGCAGATGCTCGCCGAGGAAGATATCGGATGGCACGCCGGAAACTGGCCTTACAATCAACACTCGCTCGGTATCGAGCATTCCGGATGGGTCAACGATACGGTATACACCGACACGCTGTACGAAGTCTCCGCCAGAATCGTCCGCTGGGCAGCGACCGAGTTCGACTTCCCGAAGCGCGTCCGGCGCTCCGAGATCGCGCCCTGTGACGCAACGGACGGGGAGGGCGGCGTCATCGGCCACGACCAGATTCCGAACCCCTACGACTGTACGGAACCGGGCGGCATCAGCGGTCACTACGACCCTGGTTCGCTCTGGAACTGGGGCCGCTACGAGGGGTTCATTCGCCGCTGGGATATCGAAGCGGGAGAGAACGCCGTCGTTCTCTCGGACGACGCGGCTCACCACGGTCCGGACGAGCACGCAAAAACCATGGCCGTGTCCGCCGGAACGGTTGCCATTGCCACCGGGAACGTGCGCGTTCGTGGTGACACCCAGTGGTACAAACTCGATTTCGGTGACTCCCACGGATGGGTTCCAGCGGACGATCTGCTCTATGCACGATTTGATGCCGGATCGGCAGTGGAGACGACATCCGACCTGAACGTTAGCGCTGAACCGGATGGGAAACGTCTCGCCACCGTTTCCGAAGGGACGACCGGAACTATCGCGGGCGGTCCCGTCGATACCGTGGGCTATCGATGGTGGAACGTGGACTACGAGAGTGGCGAGGCGGGCTGGTCCGTTGACTACTGGCTCAAATCAGACTGA
- a CDS encoding NAD-dependent epimerase/dehydratase family protein has product MTGTVLLAGSLDHTGRWLAVHLAEQGWDVTCVGLSRSEWNLEGYQGLSFRSADLTEQVETSEVVSTENPDAVVHWTARPSPERHAGMRVFENNVTSVYNVLTAAGRANARIAWASSESAYGFPLAGAPSLPEYLPLDEEHPLRPEDPYGTSKVVGEEIGAMVARRYDVPVASLRASWIQFPGEYDCLDARADLATGAGNFWSYVDIRDVATAIEDAITANFAGHEPFLVGAPDNYLDKPIEDALREFFGDLPEGCRISGTDSALSTEKAQSMLGWKPVYSWRDSRDEDVSLFA; this is encoded by the coding sequence ATGACCGGCACGGTACTTTTAGCCGGTAGTCTCGACCATACAGGGCGGTGGCTTGCCGTCCATCTCGCCGAACAAGGGTGGGACGTGACATGCGTCGGTCTCTCGCGGTCGGAGTGGAATCTCGAGGGATATCAGGGCCTCTCGTTTCGAAGTGCGGATTTGACCGAACAAGTCGAGACGTCGGAAGTCGTTTCGACCGAAAACCCGGATGCGGTCGTCCACTGGACGGCGCGTCCATCGCCGGAGCGACACGCCGGAATGCGCGTGTTCGAAAACAACGTTACCAGCGTTTACAACGTGTTGACCGCCGCTGGGCGTGCGAACGCCCGCATCGCGTGGGCGTCGAGTGAGAGTGCGTACGGTTTTCCACTCGCTGGTGCACCATCACTTCCCGAGTATCTCCCGCTGGACGAGGAGCATCCGCTCCGTCCGGAAGACCCGTACGGCACGTCGAAAGTCGTCGGTGAGGAAATCGGGGCGATGGTCGCCCGGCGATACGATGTCCCCGTCGCGTCACTTCGAGCCTCGTGGATACAGTTCCCCGGGGAGTACGACTGTCTCGATGCACGAGCGGACCTCGCGACGGGCGCCGGAAACTTCTGGTCCTACGTGGACATCCGGGACGTTGCAACCGCCATCGAGGACGCCATCACAGCGAATTTCGCCGGTCACGAGCCGTTTCTCGTGGGGGCACCGGACAACTACCTGGACAAACCTATCGAAGATGCACTTCGTGAATTCTTCGGCGACCTGCCCGAAGGCTGTCGAATTTCGGGCACCGATTCGGCCCTTTCGACCGAAAAAGCACAGTCGATGTTAGGGTGGAAACCCGTCTATTCGTGGCGCGATTCGCGGGACGAAGACGTGTCGCTGTTCGCGTAA
- a CDS encoding class I SAM-dependent methyltransferase, with product MSDLAVLAAKPRAETAIAELTAEGIYDDTRKVREHDRDTVELPVTKAPTETDVLDVIEQVSPERRLPDLESHLRAQGWDDNELQAAPKSWAVIGSVVLVQFDDCPRQNEVGDALLSLHGEADTVLAREGISGEHREPEMTVVAGSGDTETIHTEHGTKYALDLREVMFAPGNQRERARMGTVVESDERVLDMFAGIGYFTLPMARAGAQVTAVERNPTSFQFLLENAVLNGVTDRIDAYRADCREIEIDEPAERVVMGYYEAHEYLDGALAALEPGGIVHMHETTPENRLWERPVSRLRKAAESHGREVDVLETRRVKSHSEGVWHVVLDARVE from the coding sequence ATGAGTGACCTCGCCGTGCTGGCGGCAAAACCGAGGGCGGAAACAGCGATCGCCGAACTGACTGCGGAGGGGATCTACGACGACACCCGGAAAGTGCGCGAACACGACCGCGACACGGTCGAACTACCGGTAACTAAAGCGCCCACGGAAACGGATGTGCTCGACGTTATCGAGCAGGTGAGTCCCGAGCGCCGACTGCCGGATTTGGAGTCACACCTTCGCGCGCAGGGGTGGGACGACAACGAGCTCCAAGCGGCACCGAAGTCGTGGGCCGTCATCGGAAGCGTCGTCCTCGTCCAATTCGATGATTGCCCTCGGCAGAACGAGGTCGGCGATGCACTTCTCTCACTTCATGGCGAGGCCGACACCGTCCTCGCCCGCGAAGGCATCTCGGGTGAGCACCGGGAACCCGAGATGACGGTCGTCGCAGGGTCGGGCGACACCGAAACCATCCACACCGAACACGGGACGAAGTACGCCCTCGATCTGCGGGAGGTGATGTTCGCACCCGGTAACCAGCGGGAGCGCGCTCGAATGGGAACCGTCGTCGAATCCGACGAGCGCGTCCTCGACATGTTCGCCGGAATCGGCTACTTTACGCTCCCGATGGCCCGTGCCGGAGCGCAGGTGACGGCGGTCGAACGCAACCCGACTTCGTTCCAATTTCTGCTCGAAAACGCCGTTTTAAACGGCGTCACCGACAGAATAGACGCTTATCGGGCGGACTGCCGGGAGATAGAGATCGACGAACCCGCAGAGCGCGTCGTCATGGGATACTACGAAGCTCACGAGTATTTGGACGGTGCACTCGCTGCATTGGAACCCGGTGGAATCGTTCACATGCACGAGACGACTCCCGAAAACCGCCTCTGGGAGCGACCAGTTTCGCGACTCAGGAAGGCCGCAGAAAGTCACGGTCGGGAAGTCGACGTTCTGGAAACGAGACGGGTGAAAAGCCACAGTGAAGGCGTCTGGCACGTCGTTCTGGATGCGCGAGTCGAGTGA
- the radA gene encoding DNA repair and recombination protein RadA: MADVDLETLPGVGPATAEKLSDAGFDSYQSLAVASPGELSNTADVGESTAADIIQAARKEADIGGFETGSQVLERRERIGKLSWQINEVDDLLGGGVETQSITEVYGEFGAGKSQVTHQLSVNVQLPREQGGLGGSVIFIDSEDTFRPERVDDMVRGLSDEVLQATMDDREIEGSPEDDEAMDELIDDFLDKIHVAKAFNSNHQMLLAEKAQELAGQHEDSEWPVRLVCIDSLTAHFRAEYVGRGQLAERQQKLNKHLHDIDKVGNLYNTAIVVTNQVSSNPDSFFGDPTQPIGGNILGHKSTFRMYLRKSKGDKRIVRLVDAPNLADGEAVMRVQDGGLKPE; encoded by the coding sequence ATGGCAGACGTAGACCTCGAAACACTACCGGGCGTTGGACCGGCGACAGCAGAAAAACTCAGTGACGCAGGATTCGACTCCTACCAGAGTCTCGCGGTTGCGAGTCCCGGCGAACTCAGTAACACCGCCGACGTGGGCGAGAGCACCGCCGCGGACATCATCCAGGCTGCGCGAAAGGAAGCGGACATCGGCGGGTTCGAAACCGGCTCGCAGGTGCTCGAACGACGTGAACGAATCGGCAAACTCAGCTGGCAAATCAACGAAGTCGACGACCTCCTCGGCGGCGGCGTCGAAACCCAGTCCATCACCGAAGTGTACGGTGAGTTCGGTGCCGGGAAATCGCAGGTCACGCACCAGCTTTCCGTGAACGTTCAGCTACCCCGTGAGCAAGGTGGTCTCGGTGGAAGCGTCATCTTCATCGACAGCGAAGACACGTTCCGTCCGGAACGTGTCGATGACATGGTCCGTGGCCTTTCGGACGAGGTCCTCCAGGCTACGATGGATGACCGTGAAATCGAGGGCTCTCCTGAGGACGACGAGGCGATGGACGAACTCATCGACGATTTCCTCGACAAGATTCACGTCGCGAAGGCGTTCAACTCCAACCATCAAATGCTCCTCGCGGAGAAGGCACAGGAACTCGCCGGACAACACGAGGACAGTGAATGGCCAGTTCGACTGGTCTGTATCGACAGTCTCACAGCCCACTTCCGTGCCGAGTACGTTGGCCGTGGCCAACTCGCAGAACGCCAACAGAAACTCAACAAACACCTCCACGATATCGACAAGGTCGGCAACCTGTACAACACTGCTATCGTCGTGACGAATCAGGTCTCCTCGAACCCGGATTCGTTCTTCGGCGACCCGACCCAGCCTATCGGTGGCAACATCCTCGGACACAAATCGACGTTCCGGATGTACCTCCGCAAATCGAAAGGCGACAAGCGTATCGTCCGTCTCGTGGACGCGCCAAACCTCGCGGACGGCGAGGCAGTAATGCGCGTGCAGGATGGCGGCCTGAAGCCCGAATAA
- a CDS encoding 60S ribosomal export protein NMD3 translates to MTESREFCPNCGNTIEVDITERDYPASASTQDRKLCDECYFERFDLVDAPERIEVRVCAQCGAVFRGRRWVDIGAQDYTDVAIEEVSEALAVHVDARDVSWQVEPEQIDQNTIRMHCYFSGVVRGTLVEEEVMVPVMIARQTCTRCGRIAGDYYASIVQLRGVDRTPTPEEEKRTKEIANEIVADMEATGDRNAFITEVDETPDGLNLKVSTNNIGKKISNKVIEEFGGNFTDSETLVTEDEDGNEVYRVTYAIRLPPFTHGDIIDPDDDDGPVLVRSVRGNLKGVRITTGDQYESQFEDGDAPDAKKLGHIDDAEETTLVTVEDEHAVQVLDPETFQTKTIARPSYMDDDADMVPVFKSRSGLYVVPDE, encoded by the coding sequence ATGACCGAGTCCCGCGAGTTTTGCCCGAACTGTGGCAACACCATCGAAGTGGACATCACGGAACGGGACTACCCCGCCTCTGCATCTACTCAGGACCGAAAGCTGTGCGACGAATGTTACTTCGAGCGTTTCGACCTCGTCGACGCCCCGGAGCGAATCGAAGTTCGCGTCTGTGCACAGTGTGGTGCGGTCTTCCGCGGCAGACGCTGGGTAGACATCGGCGCACAGGATTACACGGACGTTGCGATAGAAGAAGTGAGCGAAGCCCTCGCCGTACACGTGGATGCCCGCGACGTGTCGTGGCAAGTCGAACCGGAACAAATCGACCAGAACACGATCCGGATGCACTGTTATTTCTCCGGCGTCGTCCGCGGAACGCTCGTCGAAGAGGAGGTCATGGTTCCCGTCATGATTGCCAGACAGACGTGTACTCGCTGTGGTCGTATCGCTGGGGACTACTACGCCAGCATCGTCCAACTGCGTGGCGTTGACCGGACGCCGACGCCGGAAGAGGAGAAACGAACCAAGGAAATCGCCAACGAAATCGTCGCCGACATGGAGGCAACGGGCGACAGAAACGCCTTCATCACCGAAGTGGACGAAACGCCTGACGGGTTGAATCTCAAAGTTTCGACCAACAACATCGGCAAGAAGATTTCCAACAAAGTAATCGAGGAGTTCGGCGGCAATTTCACCGATTCGGAGACGCTCGTCACGGAAGACGAGGACGGCAACGAAGTATATCGCGTAACCTACGCGATTCGCCTGCCGCCGTTCACCCACGGAGATATCATCGACCCGGACGACGACGATGGACCGGTGTTAGTTCGCAGTGTCAGAGGGAACTTGAAGGGTGTTCGGATCACGACCGGAGATCAGTACGAATCCCAGTTCGAGGACGGCGACGCCCCCGACGCGAAGAAATTGGGCCACATCGACGACGCCGAGGAAACTACGCTCGTCACCGTCGAGGACGAGCACGCGGTGCAAGTCCTCGACCCCGAAACCTTCCAAACCAAGACGATCGCCCGACCCTCGTACATGGACGACGACGCCGACATGGTCCCGGTGTTCAAGAGTCGCTCCGGACTCTACGTGGTTCCCGATGAGTGA
- a CDS encoding DsrE family protein encodes MGNHSRRRFLELAGAGTAVALAGCSGGPGEAATTDTTGTNTGTKTENRETTDETTEQADQSKDTTMSTVFHFSSGESHQKHAVANVANLVNDGSTDVATVELVANGQGIRLVTKDSTVAEKVKSLVKQGVRFKACRNSMDAFNFSKTDLLKGVETVPAGVGELTKLQARKEYAYIKTP; translated from the coding sequence ATGGGAAATCATTCGAGACGCCGGTTTCTCGAACTGGCGGGTGCCGGTACCGCCGTCGCGCTCGCTGGGTGTTCGGGCGGACCGGGTGAGGCCGCCACGACGGACACCACCGGTACGAATACTGGAACGAAAACGGAAAATAGAGAAACGACGGACGAAACGACCGAGCAAGCCGACCAATCGAAGGACACGACGATGAGCACGGTATTCCACTTCAGTAGCGGCGAATCGCACCAGAAACACGCAGTGGCGAACGTCGCCAACCTCGTCAACGACGGTTCGACCGACGTTGCGACCGTCGAACTGGTCGCCAACGGCCAAGGTATTCGACTCGTGACGAAAGATTCCACCGTCGCAGAGAAGGTGAAATCGCTCGTAAAACAGGGCGTGAGATTCAAAGCCTGCCGGAACAGCATGGACGCGTTCAACTTCTCGAAAACGGACTTGCTGAAGGGAGTCGAAACCGTCCCGGCGGGTGTCGGTGAACTCACGAAACTACAGGCGAGAAAGGAGTACGCCTACATCAAGACGCCTTAG